A single region of the Mechercharimyces sp. CAU 1602 genome encodes:
- the pcrA gene encoding DNA helicase PcrA, whose amino-acid sequence MIEATNLITGLNPMQKEAVVTTDGPLSIVAGAGSGKTRVLTHRVAYLLLEKRILPWNILAITFTNKAAREMRERIHHLIGHEAEDIWISTFHAMCVRILRRDIDRIGYSRNFTILDSTDQRTVMKQVLKKLDLDPKKYEPRKLLAQVSKAKNELKRPQDLREGAQSYLDEMTASIYESYQQTLRSNQSLDFDDLLVETVRLFQQIPEVLDYYQRKFQFIHVDEYQDTNHVQYSLVKLLAARHRNICVVGDSDQSIYRFRGADISNILNFERDYPDATVIKLEQNYRSTKMILEAANQVISRNRQRKPKELWTENQEGKPVVLFEAGNEHEEAYFIADTIVNQARSTGKYSNFAILYRTNAQSRVIEEVLVKSNIPYQVVGGIKFYERKEIKDLLAYLRLVVNPDDDISLNRVINVPRRGIGQGTMEKITIYAQKQGLSLFQALKRAEEIGLTARFQSAIHSFVSLISQLHATAEYLSAVELIEEVLQRSGYREELKKEGTIEAAGRLENLEEFLSVGQEYEQKNEDKSLIGFLTELALVADVDTLDEEGEDKGESVTLMTLHSAKGLEFPYVFLAGMEEKLFPHIRSLEEEDEMEEERRLAYVGITRAEKQLYLTRADSRMLFGQTQSNLPSRFLAEIPDILMERVNKRGASASKSPSTTRMQKPRRPQKNETTKWYVGDKVSHGKWGEGTVVKVQPDGDEVELNIAFPAPVGVKRLLARYAPIEKVNS is encoded by the coding sequence ATGATTGAGGCAACAAATTTGATAACAGGACTTAACCCGATGCAAAAAGAAGCGGTGGTAACGACAGACGGTCCGCTCTCTATCGTGGCGGGGGCGGGAAGTGGGAAGACACGCGTTTTAACTCATCGCGTAGCATACTTATTGTTAGAGAAGCGGATTCTGCCTTGGAATATTCTTGCCATCACGTTTACCAATAAAGCGGCACGTGAAATGCGTGAGCGGATCCATCACTTAATCGGTCATGAAGCGGAAGATATTTGGATCTCCACCTTTCATGCGATGTGTGTTCGTATCTTGCGACGCGATATTGACCGGATCGGCTATTCCCGTAACTTTACGATTTTGGATTCGACGGATCAGCGTACAGTTATGAAGCAAGTGTTAAAAAAATTGGATCTGGACCCCAAAAAGTATGAACCACGTAAATTGCTGGCACAGGTGAGTAAAGCAAAAAACGAATTGAAGCGTCCCCAGGACTTGAGGGAGGGGGCACAAAGTTATCTGGATGAAATGACGGCCTCTATCTACGAGTCGTATCAACAGACATTGCGTTCCAATCAGTCACTCGACTTTGATGATCTCTTAGTTGAAACAGTACGTCTCTTTCAGCAAATTCCTGAAGTGCTCGATTATTACCAGCGTAAATTTCAGTTTATCCATGTGGATGAGTACCAAGATACGAACCATGTGCAATATTCCCTAGTGAAGCTACTGGCGGCACGTCACCGCAATATTTGTGTGGTAGGGGACTCCGATCAGTCCATCTATCGTTTTCGCGGTGCTGATATTAGCAATATCTTAAATTTTGAACGAGATTACCCTGATGCGACTGTTATTAAGTTAGAACAAAATTATCGCTCTACCAAGATGATTTTAGAAGCAGCAAATCAGGTGATTAGTCGCAACCGTCAGCGGAAGCCGAAAGAGCTATGGACTGAGAATCAAGAAGGAAAACCGGTTGTCTTGTTTGAGGCTGGCAACGAACACGAAGAGGCATATTTTATCGCTGATACCATTGTGAATCAAGCTAGGAGTACAGGGAAATACAGCAATTTTGCTATCCTATATCGTACTAATGCTCAGTCACGAGTGATTGAGGAAGTATTGGTTAAATCTAATATCCCTTATCAAGTTGTAGGTGGGATTAAGTTTTATGAACGTAAAGAGATTAAAGACTTACTGGCTTATCTGCGTCTAGTTGTAAATCCTGATGATGATATCAGTTTGAACCGGGTGATTAATGTCCCCCGTCGTGGCATTGGTCAAGGAACGATGGAGAAGATTACTATTTATGCTCAAAAGCAAGGTTTATCCCTCTTTCAGGCTTTGAAGCGAGCAGAAGAGATTGGATTGACGGCTCGTTTCCAGAGTGCGATTCACAGTTTTGTCAGCTTGATCAGTCAATTACATGCGACTGCAGAATATTTATCGGCGGTCGAATTGATTGAAGAAGTATTGCAGCGCTCAGGCTATCGAGAAGAATTAAAAAAAGAAGGAACGATTGAAGCAGCAGGTAGACTGGAGAACTTAGAAGAGTTTCTTTCTGTTGGACAAGAGTATGAGCAGAAAAATGAAGATAAATCGTTAATCGGTTTTTTAACTGAATTGGCACTGGTAGCAGATGTAGATACTCTAGATGAAGAAGGGGAAGATAAGGGAGAAAGTGTTACCTTAATGACTTTGCATAGTGCAAAAGGGTTGGAGTTTCCCTATGTTTTTTTGGCAGGAATGGAGGAGAAGCTCTTTCCGCATATACGCTCTTTGGAAGAAGAGGATGAGATGGAAGAAGAACGACGCCTTGCATATGTGGGTATTACGCGAGCTGAGAAACAGCTTTATTTAACAAGGGCGGATTCACGGATGCTTTTTGGACAAACACAGTCTAACTTGCCTTCACGCTTTCTAGCGGAGATTCCAGACATATTGATGGAGCGGGTTAATAAGAGGGGTGCTAGTGCTAGTAAGAGCCCATCCACCACGCGTATGCAAAAACCGCGTCGTCCGCAAAAAAATGAGACGACAAAATGGTATGTAGGAGATAAAGTGAGTCACGGCAAGTGGGGTGAGGGAACAGTCGTAAAAGTACAACCTGATGGGGATGAAGTAGAGTTAAATATCGCCTTTCCCGCTCCAGTGGGAGTGAAGCGTCTGTTAGCGCGCTATGCTCCGATCGAAAAAGTGAATAGCTAA
- a CDS encoding heptaprenylglyceryl phosphate synthase, translated as MLSERIKRWRHVFKLDPNRRLSDKALEWICQSGTDAIIVGGTDGVTYENTNQLLDRLRNYSVECIQEISTTEAVVLGFDGYLIPMVLNTDNPYWIKGAHFEVMKKVGQWIPWDLLAVEGYIILNPDSKVAKLTESHTEVDDPSMIAYGRMTEKLFHLPICYVEYSGMYGDVSKVEAAKVGLEKTRLFYGGGISNEEQARTMAQHADTVVVGNLVYRNIEQAVETVKWVKKERMGWQEQQLESLLHHLRKNREG; from the coding sequence ATGCTAAGTGAGCGAATAAAAAGATGGCGCCATGTGTTTAAGTTAGATCCCAATCGTCGCTTGTCGGATAAGGCATTAGAATGGATATGCCAATCGGGAACGGATGCGATTATTGTAGGGGGAACGGATGGGGTCACCTACGAAAATACGAATCAGTTGTTAGATCGCTTACGCAATTATTCGGTTGAATGCATTCAAGAAATTTCTACGACAGAGGCAGTCGTACTCGGCTTTGATGGGTACTTGATTCCGATGGTACTAAATACGGACAACCCCTATTGGATTAAAGGTGCTCATTTTGAAGTGATGAAAAAAGTGGGACAATGGATTCCATGGGATCTGTTAGCGGTGGAAGGGTATATCATCTTAAATCCAGACTCCAAAGTAGCGAAGTTGACAGAGAGCCATACGGAAGTGGATGACCCCAGTATGATTGCGTATGGACGGATGACAGAAAAACTCTTTCATTTACCCATTTGTTATGTGGAATACAGCGGGATGTATGGAGATGTGAGTAAGGTAGAAGCGGCAAAAGTAGGGTTGGAGAAGACGCGCCTCTTTTACGGAGGGGGAATATCCAATGAAGAGCAAGCGCGAACGATGGCGCAGCATGCAGATACGGTTGTAGTTGGAAACCTTGTGTACCGCAATATAGAACAGGCCGTTGAAACAGTTAAATGGGTGAAGAAAGAGAGGATGGGCTGGCAGGAGCAACAGCTAGAGTCTCTATTACATCATTTGCGTAAAAACAGAGAAGGATGA
- a CDS encoding twin-arginine translocase TatA/TatE family subunit, which produces MASIGIPGLLLILTVALIVFGPSKLPQLGRAVGQTMREFKQSTAGLLDDDKKEEAKK; this is translated from the coding sequence ATGGCCTCAATTGGAATTCCAGGTTTGTTGCTAATTTTAACTGTGGCGCTTATCGTATTTGGTCCAAGTAAGCTTCCGCAATTGGGAAGAGCAGTTGGACAAACGATGCGTGAGTTTAAACAATCGACAGCAGGGTTACTAGATGATGATAAAAAAGAAGAAGCGAAGAAATAG